One genomic segment of Sander lucioperca isolate FBNREF2018 chromosome 10, SLUC_FBN_1.2, whole genome shotgun sequence includes these proteins:
- the rpz5 gene encoding rapunzel 5 produces MNSVADWLVQNRDKIEKGVEIMGQASEVLAATVGQLHPVLEAVFMASAEILSNPDSKEARYLTQQFELVNQKLEGIQDEIDQIARELQRTSMNKQNFDREAQMLSQYEKFQDFVNAKPKFKEKKMEKFISHYENTDADLNLDALYNAVTGESTSGDPMLETVLATEQRSRRAVEDFCARLKKLFVVGIIAVMGHSALKEGVVGEEMVKKWQGRMEDVENRMKAAVDDCTENFADQAKLDMEHLLQENPGTVDREFTKSLLDSLVKKYDWVNWSIRAFGNRERIFFFNWLAGKKCHGSGGANWFDILTKSKIKVVVSFCVDPKPINKSQIQEQIESQRMKGDMMAVALALNKSFPNCLVHAVSHYKEVVETNNFHEDCYYYGKHKRAYLCIHSE; encoded by the coding sequence aTGAACAGTGTGGCAGATTGGCTCGTGCAGAACAGGGACAAGATCGAGAAAGGTGTGGAGATCATGGGGCAAGCCTCTGAGGTGCTCGCTGCCACCGTGGGCCAGCTTCACCCTGTCTTGGAGGCTGTGTTCATGGCTTCAGCCGAGATACTCAGCAACCCGGACAGCAAAGAGGCTCGCTACCTGACTCAGCAGTTCGAACTGGTCAACCAGAAACTCGAAGGAATCCAAGATGAGATTGATCAAATTGCCCGGGAGCTGCAGAGGACGTCGATGAACAAACAGAACTTCGATCGAGAGGCACAGATGTTGAGCCAGTATGAAAAGTTCCAGGACTTTGTCAACGCCAAGCCAAAGTTCAAAGAGAAGAAGATGGAGAAGTTCATTAGCCATTACGAGAACACTGATGCCGACTTGAACTTGGACGCACTCTACAATGCTGTCACTGGGGAGAGCACCTCAGGAGACCCGATGCTGGAAACGGTATTGGCCACAGAGCAGAGAAGCAGAAGGGCAGTTGAGGATTTCTGCGCCCGGCTGAAGAAGCTTTTTGTGGTGGGCATTATCGCCGTCATGGGCCATTCTGCCCTCAAGGAAGGAGTGGTGGGGGAGGAGATGGTGAAGAAGTGGCAGGGCCGGATGGAGGATGTGGAGAATCGAATGAAAGCAGCTGTGGATGACTGTACAGAGAACTTTGCCGATCAAGCCAAGTTAGACATGGAGCACCTGCTTCAGGAGAATCCCGGCACTGTCGACCGTGAGTTCACCAAATCTCTTCTGGATTCGCTCGTTAAGAAATACGACTGGGTGAACTGGTCCATCAGGGCCTTCGGCAACAGGGAgcgcattttctttttcaactgGCTGGCAGGAAAGAAGTGCCACGGAAGTGGAGGAGCCAATTGGTTTGACATTTTGACCAAGAGCAAGATCAAAGTGGTGGTCTCTTTCTGTGTCGACCCCAAGCCCATTAACAAGAGTCAGATCCAGGAGCAGATTGAGAGTCAGAGGATGAAGGGGGACATGATGGCAGTGGCTCTGGCTTTGAATAAGAGCTTCCCCAACTGCCTGGTCCATGCTGTCAGCCATTACAAGGAGGTGGTGGAGACCAACAACTTCCATGAGGATTGTTACTACTATGGAAAACACAAAAGAGCCTACCTGTGCATCCACTCCGAGTAG